The window TGTTTGTGCAGTATAGGCAGAGTCTTGATCGACTAAAACTTTAATACCTCTTAATTGTTTCATGTTAAGGCGATGATTAGTTAATTCAGAAGCAAATGGCTTAATATCAGCTAACATCTTGCCATAACCCCAATCTTCGTTTACACCATTACCCATCATGTCAAAGATATTAAGCATAATACCTTTGGCCCCAAGAAGGGCCGTGGTAATGATTTGAAAGGCAATAAAGGTATTAGATTTTACTTGCGGCGTCCACATTGAGTTTTCTAACTCTGGATAAAGTTCAGCTCGAGGTCCTAAAAATGCCGCAGTTGTACGACTATATTCTTCAAATTTGCGTCCATAAATTAAAGGTGCAACTTCGTTATAGGCCGGTAAGTGTGGACGCGCTACGCGTGGATGACCAGGACCTGCTTGCGCATCAAATAAACTAGCCCAATCTCTACCTTCAATAGCGTGCCAATCAGGAAATGAAGTCATTTGACCTAAGTCAGTATCTGGACTAACTTTATGAACTGCTTGCTCAATCAAGTGTTCGTTTTCGATCATTTCTTTGCGAGCTTGATCAAGATATATTTTCCGTTCAATCGTAGGTTCACCAGGCTTAAGCATATTTTTGACGAATTCTTCGCGGCTTTCTGCTTTACCTAGTTTTTCTTGATATAGCTTCATATGGTAGTCGCAAAAACACATTAACTTTAGCGGAGTATGATTATAGTGACGAAAATCATCTTCTACCCATAGCCGACGTGGGTGAATAGAGGCGTATTGAGCGTATCTATCAGCTAGATACTTACGCCAGGTTGGATCTGCTGGGCAAGCCATATCTCTAGCTTGCTTGCCGTTAATGTCGACAAAGGTATTAAAACCAATTTTTGGGTTAACACTAAAGCCGCGATCAGAGTGCATAATAGTTGTCCAGGGATTTAGGCTTGTAGTAACATCAAGCTCAGCTAATTGCTTTTGTAGGGGGATAATAGCATCAAGCCAGACTTGTGTTTCTTCTTTAGTTAAATGACTATGGTTTAATTCTTCGCCGTTAATAATGAAAGCCACGTCATCGATTTTAGATGTTTGGACAAAATCTAAGAGCTTTTTATCTTTGTCAGGTGTATTAGTACGTGGATCGAAGACATAACGTAAGGTATAAGTATAGCTCATAATAAAAATCCTCAATATTCTATGCAATTAATATTCAAAAAAAGTGCGTAACTTATTATATTAAGTTACACATATATCTTAGCATATTTTGAAAACGGTTTCTATTATTTTATTTAGCTCCGTGAGTTGAGTTGATTCGGCGAATATTTTGATCTTTTTCTAAAGCTAGGATGATGTCATTTTCATCTTTTCTATTCTTGATGACGCCATCTACATTAACAACGATATGTTCAGAAGTTACATCAATAATTTTGATAGAAATTTGTTCAACTTCGTTTAAGGATAGTTCTTTTTTCAGTTCATTAAGAATATCTGGATGATTATTGGCTTCAATTTGAACATTAAAGCGAACATGAAGAATAATAAAGTTAATGAATGTATCATCGTGAAAAATAATTTGAATGATGAACAAAAAGACTGTGCTGACAATCCCAATGACATACATTCCAGCACCAACTGCCATACCAATTGCAGCTGTCGCCCAGACGCCAGCAGCTGTAGTTAAGCCAGAGATTTGTTCTCGGCGAACTAATATTGTACCAGCACCAATAAAGGAAATTCCAGTTACAATCTGAGCTGCAATTCTTGATGGGTCGAGTGAAACATCATGGAGTGATAATAGGTCAAAGAAACCATATTTTGAAACTAGCATAAATAGAGCAGAAGCTACAGCAACAACCATGTGAGTTCTAATACCTGCGCTTTTTCTTTGAGTTGCACGTTCATAGCCAATTGCTGTTCCGCAAAGAGCAGCAACTAAAATTCTTAGTAACCAATCTAATTCAGTTGAAAGTGATGTTAAACTTACCATAATAAAACCTTTCTATTTAACAGATACGGTTTTATTGTAGCCCAGATTTAGTCGAATATTCATTTAAGTAAAAAGTAAAAAAACTCTTGTGTAGAAACAGATAATATGGTTAAATAATTAACTGTCATATGGATATGCTGACTTAGCTCAGTTGGCAGAGCACGTCACTAGTAATGATGAGGTCGAAGGTTCGAATCCTTTAGTCAGCACATGTAAAAGTCCTAACCAAGCGGTTGGGACTTTTTTGTTAGTAAAATATGTCATATATAATTGACAATTTTAAAAATTATATTATACTTAAAGTATAAAAAGTCACATATATATGACTTGTTGAGATAAAAGAAAGAATTACCGTGAACAGAGTTAAAGAATATCGAAAGCGAAAGAGCCTATCACAGATGGCTTTAGCTAAAAAAATAGATGTTGCTAGGCAAACAATAAATTTAATTGAAAATAATAAATATAATCCTTCATTAGATTTATGTTTAAAGCTAGCGCATGAGTTAAATACAGATTTAAATACCTTATTTTGGGATGGAGATGCTAAAGATGGAAGCAAAGGAAACTAAGTTTGAGAAGTACATGAAGTTTTGGTACGGAATTTCTGGTCCACTTGATGAACAAAAACGACAGGTTATGAATCAAATTGGTAATCGTGCATTCTTTATATTTTTCTTAAGTATGGATGTAGCGTTCTTAATTTCGATGGTTTTGTTTTCAATGTATAAAGCTGATGTGGCATATCTTTTCCTTTCTGGTAGCTTTGTTGTAATGCTAATGGTAGTTAGCTCATATATAATGTGGCAATCTAGAAAGGCTCAATTAACAGATAATGAGGTAGAGAAAGATGAAGTACCTGAGGCTAAAAAAGCTGCATGGGTAAGAGGAATGATATCAGGTGCAATCTTTGGCATACTGATGTTAATTTTAGAATTCTTAACTAGTTATAGCGATGGTTCGTGGACATGGATAATGCTTCCCACATACTTGATTTCGGGTGTTTTCTTCGGTATCTTTATGTCACTAATTGCAGTTCATAGAATAAAAGTAGTAAAAGACGAAGATTAAAGAAAAAAGTGCTTTACTTTCACTACTAACATCTGCTATACTAATAGACGTTGTGAGAAATGCTGACTTAGCTCAGTTGGCAGAGCACGTCATTAGTAATGATGAGGTCGAAGGTTCGAATCCTTTAGTCAGCACAAATTAAAAGTCCTAGCCTGATGGTTAGGACTTTTTTGTTTGCTCTTTTATCTTAGTATAATAAGATATAGAAATATATTGCGAAGTGTTAGAAAAGGTAAAAGCAGATGAAATTAAATAAAGATAAAGAAACCTTAGATCAAATAGTGCCATTAGTTGAATATGCTTTTTTAAAAAATAATGATATACGGGAAGATGTTAATTTTTTAAGTCGTTATAACCACAGTATGGGATTTGGTGAATATAAAGATGATCATCTTGCTAGCTATATTATGGTAAATGAATTTAAGAGTAGAATTTTTGCTAAAAAAGTTAAAATGGGAGGCGTCGGCTATGTTGCTTCCTATCCCGAAAACCGTGGTCAAGGCGATATTAACCGCCTGATGAAGGAGATTATTTTAGAATTACATGGTCAAAATTATGCAATTTCGAACCTAGCACCATTTTCAGAAATTTTTTATCGTCGTTATGGCTATGAAAATGCTATTTATGAAAAAATGTATCAAATTGATCCTGCCTACTTACGCTTCTTTAAGCCTGTCAAAGAAGGAAAAGTGATGCGTGGAAAGTGGAGCGACTCAAACTTAAAAGATGCGGTAATTAAGCTTTATCAGGCTAAACTCAATCAAGATGATCAAAGAAATACAGTTGATCGTGCAGATTGGTGGTGGGATAGGTTAGATACTTATTATCCTGGTAGATCGATTTGCGTTTATTTTGATCAAAATAAACAAGCACAAGGGTATATGTTTTATCGGATTGTTGAGCGTAACTTTCAAGTAGAAGAAATGTATTATCAAACTCCGCAAGCAGCTCAAGCTCTATTAAGTATTATTGCAAGCCACAGTTCAAGCGACTTGAAATATTATGTGAAAATGCCTGAAGAAAGCCTATTAGGAGAATTTTTCCCAGAGCAAGAAGGACTTACGATAAATACGCTGCCTTATATGATGACTAGAATAATCAATGTGAAGCAGGTCTTAGAGGCTGTACCTGTAGTAAATAAAAACCAATTAGCTATTGAAATCACTGACGATGATATTATTGATGAAAATAACGGTGTCTGGATGATTGACCAAAATAAGGTAAAAAAAGTAAAAACATCGCCAGACTATACCGCTTCTCTAACTAACTGGACCAAGGTACTTTTAGGCCATTTGACTTTGAAACAGGCAGTTCAATTAGGTTTTATTAAAGAAAATCGTCGAGTTGACAATGATTTTGTTAAGGGCGAAGTTTCATTCTATGATTACTTTTAATTAAAAATAGTTTTTCTGTTGTTCTAGGGCGGAAAAACTATTTTTTGTTATAGCCAGCAATATCCCAGTCTGTAAATTTGTAGTCCAATTTTTTATGATAGGCTTTTTCGTAAGCTTGTACTTTTTGGCGATAGTCAATTTTTCGCATTTTTTGTGCATTTTCGCTAGCTGAGAGTTGGGGATTAGGATAAATAGTTGGCAAAACATGAAGAATCCAGCGTGTTTTATTGAATTCAGGATGCAATTTTTCTCGCTTCTTTGTGTCTCTAATTTCGACAAAGCAAGAAATAATAGGTACGTTCATTTTTGCCGCATAGTAATAGGCGCCTTTTTGTAAGGGACGAGGCTTGCGATAATTCTGCCATAACTCTTGCTCTGGATAAATGACAATCCAGTTATTTTGAGTCAAAATTTGTTTTAGGTGCCTTGGTAGGTCTCGACCTAAATACTCTATGCTAGGAGTAACAGGAATGCTGTCGATATTTCTCATTAGGAAACCAAGCCAGTTAGGAAGTTTGAGGTTAGTATCCTCAATAACAAAGTACAATCTCTTATGGTATTTCATTGCTAGACGTTTGAGCGGTAAACAATCGAACTGATTGTAGTGGTTACAAGTAATAATAGCTGAAGAAAGATTATTAAGCGAAGTAGGAATATTAATTTGGGTGTTGAAAGTTAAGCAGGGAGTTCCAATGTTGAGGATTCCCCGGGCAATTAAATTAATTATTCTAGAAAATAATTTATCGTGCTTAGTCCAAAAGTTGTTAACTAAGTTCAAGCGATCTTTTTTACTTAAAATTGGATCATTTGGCTCAACCTTTGCATTAAAATTTTTCTCTTTGACGCTTTTTTTGATATTTAAAATAACTTGTCGCCGATTTTTTCCAATAATCATCTGTACTCTCCAAGATTTTATATGGTAATTATAAGTTCTATTTTATTTATTTTGCTTTTTAAAACCAAATATTATCCTACTTATCTTTTTTCATGCTAAGCTAAGGTAACAGATAAAACACAGAGAGGAGAAATTATAATGAAAGTAGGTATTATTGGAGCTTCTGGCATGGCAGGAAGTGCAATTTATAAGTTAGCTAGTCAAAATAAGGACTTAGAAGTAACTGGTATTGTTAGAGATGAAGATAAGGCTAAAAGAGTCTTAGGCAAGGATGCTAAGCTTTTAATTGGCGATGTCCTAACAATGGATGACAGCTTACTTCAAAACTTTAATGTGATTGTTGACGCTTTTGGAACTATTCCAGAAAAGGCAAGAGACCAGGTAAAACTTGCTACTAAGTTATGCGGTCTAGCTAAGAATAAAGATATTAGAGTAATATTCATTCTAGGTGCTGGCAGTCTTAGAACTGGTATTGACAACCATTTAGTAGTTGAAGATATTAAGAAATTAACTGGCTCTGAAAACTGGATTAATACGCCAAAAGAGCAATTGAATGAGTTGAACTACTTAAAGCAAGTTGAAGATGTAGATTGGCTCGGAATTTCACCAGCCTTAACATTTGAAGCAGGTCCAGAAGCAGCTGGTTACATGCTAGGAAACGATACATTGCTATATAACAATAACAATGAATCTAAAGTAACTTCTGGTACGATGGCACGCTTAGTTGTAAATGAGATTGTTCACCCAGAACACCACAAAGAAAGAATTACTTTAGTTGATGAATAAAAAATAACCGCTACAATGTAGTGACCCACAAAAATTGGACACTTTATTAATATTATGCAACTAAGGATTGATTTCGATATTGAATCGGAGTCAGTCCTTTTAGTTTACTCTTTGTCCTTTCGTAATTATAGAAATGAATATAATCTTTAATCGATTGTTCCAATTCATTCAGATTGGCATAGTTTGATTCTTTGCCATAAAACATCTCTCTTTTAAGTATGCCAAAGAAGCCTTCCATAAGCCCATCGTCTGGAGAACAGCCTTTCCTAGACATGCTTTGTTCAATGCCACGTCTTGCAAGTTCATATTGATAAGTCTTATGTTGATATTGCCAGCCACGATCTGAATGAAATACTAATCCATTCAATGAACCATTAGCTTTAAATGCATCATCAAGCATAGTCATTACCTGCTGTAAGTTGGGACTACGAGAGATATTATAAGCGACAATATCTCTCCCACAGCCATCGATAATAGGCGATAGATAAAGCTTTTGTCCTCTTAAGTTGAATTCAGTAATATCTGTGTACCATTTCATATTTGGCCTAACGGCAAAGAAGTTGCGTTTAATTAAGTTAGGTTTAATTCTTCCTTCAATTTCACCCTCAAAGCTGTTGTAGCGTCTTCTACGTTTCATACGATATCCAATCAAATTAAGTTTACGCATTAAACGATAGACTGTTTTTCGATTGATTATAAAGCCTTCACTATGTAAGTGATCAGTTATTGTTCGATAACCTGGAGCAGTGTATCTAGCTTTAAGTTCAAAGAATATTTCTTTAATTCGTTTAATTAGACCGTGGTGCTTTATCTCATCTTGATCTTCGCGCTTTAAAATATCGTAATAATTGCTTCTGGATAAGCTAGGTAAAGCATTATTCGGATCATTTAAAATCGACAAGATAGTTTTAACACCCAACCCAAGTTCTAGCCTTAATTCTCTAACAGCTTGTGCTATTTCTGTTTTGGTTGGTTTTTTCTCTTTTGAACCAAGGCATCCAATTTTTTTATAAATGCGTTCTCGACAGTAAGCTTTAAATTCTGGCGACGCAATTCTTCGTTTTCTTTCTTCAATTTCTCTAGTTCTTTGTTCACAGGTTCGTCGTCCCTTCCTCTTAATAACGACATTATACCCGTTTTCTTTATAAGAGCGAATCCAATTAATAAGCATGCCTTGACTTTTCAAGCCCAATTCTAAAGATACAGAGTAAGCAGTCTCATGATTGACTAAAACCCGATTGATAGCTTCTAGCTTAAATTGGGCTGAATAATAAGTATAGGGCTTATCTAATATATCTATTCCATGCCTATGAATGAGTGAAACTAAGTACTTAATACTAACTGATCCTATTCCATACTTTTTACTTAAATATGTCGATCTTTTATTTTCAATCGTCCATTCTTTATAAATATTCAATTTATCTTTTTTAGTTAATTTAGACATAGTAAAACCCCCGAAATCCGTGTCCGAATTTCGGGGGTCACTACACAACGCTCAGGCGCTATAGCGGTTATTTTTATGTGATATTTAATTATTAGCAACTAATGAACGATAAAAGTTAGCTTTAGTTTGACGGTAGTAAGGAGTAATCCAAATAAATCCAATTCCCAAAGTAATTAAGCCAAGTAAGCCCCAACCGATGAAACTTAAGTCTAGAACAAACAAGTCCATCTTGTGACCATTCATTAACTGACGACTTTCGGTAATAGCTTCAGTTGCTCCAATATCAGTTTGGCCAGCTGAAAACTTGTCTTTCAAAATATATGGTGTCATTGCATAGGAGTAGCCCTTAATGAAACCAGGAATAATGAATAAAATGGTCCATAAACTAACAAATAAGTTAGTCATAAACAGAGTAAACAAACTGTTTTTAAAACGGCCATTGCTATAAGCGCTAAAAATACCAGAGTACCAAGTCTCCATCTTGCCTGTTTCAACGAAATCTAAGATTGTGTAGGCAACTCCCCATAAAATCAATCCTGTAATTAAGCTAACAATAAATTCTGAAAGATTATATCCGGGTTTATATCCTTGAATTAAATTTTCTTTGTTAAAACGCAGAATCGTGTAAGTAAAATCTTTTCCAGTCCAGATCCAGCGATTGAGGTCCATAATAACTGCGTTGACTAGCCAAGCAAAGATAGTTAGGCAAATAGCCCAACCCCAATTGCCACGTAGCTGGTCTTTAGCAGCTTGTTTCATTTGTGCACGTGTCATAGTATTACTCTTCCTCTAACAATATATTAACTTTTATTCAATTATAATTTTACCACTAATCTTTAAGTAATTTGAAAAACTAAATTCTACTATCTTCTGCTATAATCAAAATTACCAATTTAAATAGAAGAAGGGTTGCTACTTGAAATATAAACAATTAATTTTTGATGTTGACGATACTTTGATTGACTTTGCTGCTACGGAAGACTCATCCTTGCATGCATTATTTAAATCGCACAAGTTGCCTATTTCTTCTGATTTACAGAAACAATATCATACTTATAATCAAGGGCTTTGGCGCAGGCTTGAACTAGGTGAGATTACGTATGATGAGTTAAGTGAGATGACGTTTCATGATTTCATTAAAGAGCATTTTAATTTAGATGTAGATGGAAATGAATGGATGAATGAATACCGCTCTTACTTTGGCGAAGCACATCAGTTATTACCTGGTGTGGAAGATACGCTTAAGTTTGCTAAGAAACAAGGATATAAGTTAACGGTATTAAGTAACGGTGAAAAGTTTATGCAGCGTCATCGACTAGAGTTAGCAGGAATTAAGGACTATTTTGATCTGATTGTAACGTCTGAGGAAGCGCATTATTCTAAACCAAATCCACATGCTTTTGATTATTTCTTTAGTAGAACCGAAATTGGTCCGAATGAAACCCTATTCTTTGGGGATGGATTGCAGTCAGATATTCTGGGTGCTGAAAAATATGGATTTGATAGTATCTGGTATAATCACAGGCATCGAAAGGATACTATTGGCCTTCATCCCTTGTTTGAGGTGGAAACATATCCTGAATTTATAAAAATAATGCAGAATGATTTTCAAAAAGTATATTAAAAGGAGCGCTTCATGCGCTCCTTTTGTGTTACATACTATTCTTTTTCAAAACCAATCATTAATCCGCCCTCTTCAGCATAAAAGCTGCAGAGAGCAGCACATTCACCGATAGTTACTTTAGCATCTGGGAAGTTATCTAAGATGATTTCTTTCATGCTTAGGGCAGACCCTTCATTTTGAACGTGATCAATTTGAACACGGCCACCACGGTAGCCGGCTTCAACCATATCCTCTAATAACTTTCTTCTAGCTTTCTTAGCTCCTCGTGCCTTACCCAAAAGTTCAAATTCGCCTTTATTGTTGGCAGTTCCGATAACGAAAAGCTTTAACAAACCAGCAATTTTAGCGACAGCTGGAGTAATCCGTCCATTGTTACCTAGATTAGTTAAATCTTGTAAAGCAAACATTAAGTCAATATGGTGTTGATATTCTTCTGTTGCCTTAACAATTTCTTCAAAAGAATTACCTGCGTTTGTTAGACTTGCAATCTTTTCAGCTAGTAATCTTAATTGGGGGCCAGCTGAGCGAGAATCAAAGACTAGGATCTTAGCTTTTGGATTCTTTTCATGATATATCTTTGCGGCTTGTGTAGCTGAATTGTAGCTACCAGAAAGTGCACTAGTTAAAGTGATTACGAAGATTTCATCACTACCTTCAAAGGCCTTAAGCCAGTCATTTACGTTTGGACAGGCAGAAGTTGATTTATTTTTAGTATGCTTTAGAGTATAAAGAAACTTATCTAAATCAATATCAGGCGTATCCATCCAAAGCTTGCCATCAACGTGAAGCGATAAAGGAACTGTAACGTGATCAATTCCATTAATTTGGTCAGCTGTTATATTAGCAGTTGAATCTGTGATAATTTTTATTGGCATATAGATTACCTCGAATTAAATATATTAAGCTATTTTCTTTCAGTCTAAAATACTATAGATAGTAAAGTCAAAGAAAATGCTATAGGTACAAAAAAGAGCAGCCATAAGGCCGCTCTTGGTTAATGTGAAAATACTAGTCCTAATAAGCCGCCTAAGGCAACTAAAGCCAGAAGGGGCAATACTAGATAAGAAACGAAGGCAAATAGCAGTCCGATCACGATTAAGAAACCGACGATCTTCAAAATGCCAATTCCTAGTTTCCAGAACAGCCAAATAATTAATAAGGCTAATAAAAGTGAAAACATATTTCGAACCTTCTTATAAAAATCAATTATATTTTGATATTAATCATATTACGAATTAAGGAGAAAGGATAGATAAGTTTTTATTAAGAATGTTTAGAGTGATTTTCGTTAACGAAAGTTGTGTTCAAATACGATAAACCAAGAACATTTCAGCCTCTTTATCTAAAAATGATGATAGAGGTGAAGAAAATGAAATACTTATTGAGATATTTAAAAAAAGAACCATTAAAGGTTGGGATTGTAATTATCCTAACAATTATTACTTCTGCTTTGCGTGTTACTCATGCACTAATCAATGTAAATATTCTAAATTCTTTAATCAAATTACAGATGCATAACTTTTTTAATTGGGTAATGATTGATATTGGAGTGTTTGCAATCCTATCTATTTTTCTAATTTTGCTTCAAATTCAAACAGCTAAAACAATTGAATTTTTATGCTTGAATTTAAGAAGGGATATTGTTCATCAAATTGCTAATAAGCCAATTATGAAATACCAGGAAAAAGATACAGGAGTATATGCTTCCTGGTTAACTAATGATATGAATACAATCGAAAATAATGGCTTTTATAATATTTTACAATCCATTCAAATTATTACCGACCCATTATTTTCAATTATTGCCTTACTACAATTTTCTTGGACATTTATACCTTTAATTTTACTAGTCTCATTTTTAACAGTTTTTTTACCACAAATTGTTCATGATAGATTAGCTAGTGCGAGTTTATCAACTACTCAAGCTAATGAAAATTTACTTAGTACTATTAATGATGGCTTGAGGGGTTTTGCAACATATTCTATTTTTGGCGTTGAGAGACAAC of the Lactobacillus isalae genome contains:
- a CDS encoding NAD(P)-dependent oxidoreductase, with amino-acid sequence MKVGIIGASGMAGSAIYKLASQNKDLEVTGIVRDEDKAKRVLGKDAKLLIGDVLTMDDSLLQNFNVIVDAFGTIPEKARDQVKLATKLCGLAKNKDIRVIFILGAGSLRTGIDNHLVVEDIKKLTGSENWINTPKEQLNELNYLKQVEDVDWLGISPALTFEAGPEAAGYMLGNDTLLYNNNNESKVTSGTMARLVVNEIVHPEHHKERITLVDE
- a CDS encoding MgtC/SapB family protein; translation: MVSLTSLSTELDWLLRILVAALCGTAIGYERATQRKSAGIRTHMVVAVASALFMLVSKYGFFDLLSLHDVSLDPSRIAAQIVTGISFIGAGTILVRREQISGLTTAAGVWATAAIGMAVGAGMYVIGIVSTVFLFIIQIIFHDDTFINFIILHVRFNVQIEANNHPDILNELKKELSLNEVEQISIKIIDVTSEHIVVNVDGVIKNRKDENDIILALEKDQNIRRINSTHGAK
- a CDS encoding DUF3278 domain-containing protein, whose protein sequence is MEAKETKFEKYMKFWYGISGPLDEQKRQVMNQIGNRAFFIFFLSMDVAFLISMVLFSMYKADVAYLFLSGSFVVMLMVVSSYIMWQSRKAQLTDNEVEKDEVPEAKKAAWVRGMISGAIFGILMLILEFLTSYSDGSWTWIMLPTYLISGVFFGIFMSLIAVHRIKVVKDED
- a CDS encoding 1-acyl-sn-glycerol-3-phosphate acyltransferase, with amino-acid sequence MIIGKNRRQVILNIKKSVKEKNFNAKVEPNDPILSKKDRLNLVNNFWTKHDKLFSRIINLIARGILNIGTPCLTFNTQINIPTSLNNLSSAIITCNHYNQFDCLPLKRLAMKYHKRLYFVIEDTNLKLPNWLGFLMRNIDSIPVTPSIEYLGRDLPRHLKQILTQNNWIVIYPEQELWQNYRKPRPLQKGAYYYAAKMNVPIISCFVEIRDTKKREKLHPEFNKTRWILHVLPTIYPNPQLSASENAQKMRKIDYRQKVQAYEKAYHKKLDYKFTDWDIAGYNKK
- a CDS encoding IS3 family transposase, translated to MSKLTKKDKLNIYKEWTIENKRSTYLSKKYGIGSVSIKYLVSLIHRHGIDILDKPYTYYSAQFKLEAINRVLVNHETAYSVSLELGLKSQGMLINWIRSYKENGYNVVIKRKGRRTCEQRTREIEERKRRIASPEFKAYCRERIYKKIGCLGSKEKKPTKTEIAQAVRELRLELGLGVKTILSILNDPNNALPSLSRSNYYDILKREDQDEIKHHGLIKRIKEIFFELKARYTAPGYRTITDHLHSEGFIINRKTVYRLMRKLNLIGYRMKRRRRYNSFEGEIEGRIKPNLIKRNFFAVRPNMKWYTDITEFNLRGQKLYLSPIIDGCGRDIVAYNISRSPNLQQVMTMLDDAFKANGSLNGLVFHSDRGWQYQHKTYQYELARRGIEQSMSRKGCSPDDGLMEGFFGILKREMFYGKESNYANLNELEQSIKDYIHFYNYERTKSKLKGLTPIQYRNQSLVA
- a CDS encoding helix-turn-helix transcriptional regulator, with protein sequence MNRVKEYRKRKSLSQMALAKKIDVARQTINLIENNKYNPSLDLCLKLAHELNTDLNTLFWDGDAKDGSKGN
- a CDS encoding GNAT family N-acetyltransferase, encoding MKLNKDKETLDQIVPLVEYAFLKNNDIREDVNFLSRYNHSMGFGEYKDDHLASYIMVNEFKSRIFAKKVKMGGVGYVASYPENRGQGDINRLMKEIILELHGQNYAISNLAPFSEIFYRRYGYENAIYEKMYQIDPAYLRFFKPVKEGKVMRGKWSDSNLKDAVIKLYQAKLNQDDQRNTVDRADWWWDRLDTYYPGRSICVYFDQNKQAQGYMFYRIVERNFQVEEMYYQTPQAAQALLSIIASHSSSDLKYYVKMPEESLLGEFFPEQEGLTINTLPYMMTRIINVKQVLEAVPVVNKNQLAIEITDDDIIDENNGVWMIDQNKVKKVKTSPDYTASLTNWTKVLLGHLTLKQAVQLGFIKENRRVDNDFVKGEVSFYDYF
- a CDS encoding DegV family protein; translated protein: MPIKIITDSTANITADQINGIDHVTVPLSLHVDGKLWMDTPDIDLDKFLYTLKHTKNKSTSACPNVNDWLKAFEGSDEIFVITLTSALSGSYNSATQAAKIYHEKNPKAKILVFDSRSAGPQLRLLAEKIASLTNAGNSFEEIVKATEEYQHHIDLMFALQDLTNLGNNGRITPAVAKIAGLLKLFVIGTANNKGEFELLGKARGAKKARRKLLEDMVEAGYRGGRVQIDHVQNEGSALSMKEIILDNFPDAKVTIGECAALCSFYAEEGGLMIGFEKE
- a CDS encoding DUF975 family protein, giving the protein MTRAQMKQAAKDQLRGNWGWAICLTIFAWLVNAVIMDLNRWIWTGKDFTYTILRFNKENLIQGYKPGYNLSEFIVSLITGLILWGVAYTILDFVETGKMETWYSGIFSAYSNGRFKNSLFTLFMTNLFVSLWTILFIIPGFIKGYSYAMTPYILKDKFSAGQTDIGATEAITESRQLMNGHKMDLFVLDLSFIGWGLLGLITLGIGFIWITPYYRQTKANFYRSLVANN
- a CDS encoding YjjG family noncanonical pyrimidine nucleotidase: MKYKQLIFDVDDTLIDFAATEDSSLHALFKSHKLPISSDLQKQYHTYNQGLWRRLELGEITYDELSEMTFHDFIKEHFNLDVDGNEWMNEYRSYFGEAHQLLPGVEDTLKFAKKQGYKLTVLSNGEKFMQRHRLELAGIKDYFDLIVTSEEAHYSKPNPHAFDYFFSRTEIGPNETLFFGDGLQSDILGAEKYGFDSIWYNHRHRKDTIGLHPLFEVETYPEFIKIMQNDFQKVY